A region from the Methanoculleus sp. SDB genome encodes:
- the rpl44e gene encoding 50S ribosomal protein L44 (protein component of the ribosomal E (exit) site that binds newly deacylated tRNAs after peptide bond formation; contains a zinc finger motif), giving the protein MKMPGKFKTYCPFCRKHEIHEVEKVKKGKTLHLNWIDRQKARRSTVGNMGKFNKVPGGDKPTKKINVRYRCSTCGKAHLRKGFRAGKFELTE; this is encoded by the coding sequence ATGAAAATGCCAGGTAAATTCAAGACGTATTGTCCTTTCTGCAGAAAACACGAGATCCATGAGGTCGAGAAGGTCAAGAAAGGGAAAACCCTTCACCTGAACTGGATTGATCGGCAGAAGGCACGGAGGAGCACTGTCGGCAACATGGGCAAATTCAACAAGGTACCGGGCGGCGACAAACCCACCAAGAAAATTAATGTACGGTACCGTTGCTCGACATGCGGAAAAGCGCACCTGCGGAAAGGTTTCAGGGCAGGTAAATTTGAACTGACGGAGTGA
- a CDS encoding metal-binding protein produces MLLVHVRKYYEGVTGEEISTEQYNTLEISPVHIHKNKICHKKAILTLGEELVQHIRQNHSPVVHYAKETASGEIAAEH; encoded by the coding sequence ATGCTGCTGGTTCACGTACGTAAATATTACGAAGGTGTGACCGGCGAGGAAATTTCAACCGAACAGTACAACACGCTTGAAATATCACCTGTTCATATCCATAAAAATAAAATCTGTCATAAAAAGGCTATCCTGACACTGGGTGAGGAGCTGGTTCAGCACATCAGGCAAAACCATTCACCCGTGGTACATTACGCCAAGGAAACCGCATCCGGAGAGATTGCGGCTGAACATTAA
- a CDS encoding radical SAM protein encodes MNEFTVFREIISRLSTEDPDTVDVQHIKIVVSRTFRLPSIPRNSAILAAATDDERRWLRKILRIKPSRTLSGVAPVAVMTSPFPCPHGKCLPCPGGPDHPFKSPQSYTGEEPAALRAREHGYDPYSQVQARLSQFEELGHHVDKAELIVMGGTMTARDPGYQDWFMRSCIRAMNEYRGTNGGDTRSFEALCTENETADVRCIATTFETRPDWSRREHIDRMLSLGVTKVEIGVQQLEDRILDYNRRGHGVAETADANRLLHDAGLKVGFHVMPNLPGATIEDDRRMFETLFSDERYKPDFLKIYPTLVTPGSEIEDLWKRGEYAPYEEKELIDLIAYAKSLLPEYVRLQRIQRDIPAKLIVAGSRHSNFRQLAEARLKETGGRCRCIRCREIGRTSGEGEPGRRDLRYACAGGEEHFLSYTAGEALIGFLRLRFPGDVWRQELIDTALIRELHVYGELVPVGNSADEDEWQHRRFGNRLLHHAEEAAIREGFEKIAVMSGIGVRPYYERQGYERTGPYMVKRLA; translated from the coding sequence ATGAATGAATTCACTGTTTTTCGGGAAATTATCTCCCGTCTTTCCACCGAGGATCCCGACACGGTGGACGTCCAGCACATAAAAATCGTTGTTTCCCGCACGTTCAGGTTACCTTCCATTCCCAGAAATTCTGCAATCCTCGCTGCGGCTACTGATGACGAACGGAGGTGGCTGCGTAAGATTCTCCGTATTAAACCCAGCCGCACACTATCGGGGGTTGCGCCGGTGGCTGTCATGACATCGCCGTTTCCCTGCCCCCACGGAAAATGCCTCCCCTGCCCGGGCGGACCGGATCATCCGTTCAAATCCCCGCAGAGTTATACGGGAGAAGAACCGGCCGCACTGCGGGCGAGGGAGCACGGCTATGATCCGTACTCCCAGGTTCAGGCGCGCCTGTCCCAGTTCGAGGAGCTGGGGCATCACGTGGACAAGGCAGAGCTAATTGTCATGGGCGGGACCATGACGGCGCGTGATCCCGGGTACCAGGACTGGTTCATGCGGTCCTGTATTAGGGCAATGAACGAGTACCGGGGCACAAATGGTGGCGATACGCGTTCGTTTGAGGCGCTCTGCACGGAGAATGAGACGGCGGACGTGCGATGTATCGCCACCACCTTCGAAACGCGGCCCGACTGGTCACGGAGGGAGCACATTGACAGAATGCTGTCCCTCGGCGTTACGAAAGTGGAAATCGGCGTCCAGCAGCTCGAAGACCGGATTCTTGACTACAACCGGCGCGGGCACGGCGTTGCCGAGACGGCGGATGCAAACCGCCTTTTGCATGACGCCGGCCTGAAAGTCGGCTTTCACGTGATGCCCAATCTGCCGGGAGCGACGATTGAGGATGACCGCCGGATGTTCGAGACATTGTTTTCGGACGAACGCTATAAACCGGACTTCCTGAAAATTTACCCGACCCTCGTCACTCCCGGTTCCGAAATCGAAGATCTCTGGAAACGGGGAGAATACGCCCCGTATGAGGAGAAGGAACTCATCGATCTCATCGCCTATGCAAAATCCCTTCTCCCCGAATACGTGCGGCTCCAGCGAATCCAGCGCGATATTCCGGCGAAATTGATTGTTGCCGGATCACGACACAGCAATTTTCGCCAACTCGCCGAAGCCCGGCTGAAGGAGACGGGGGGCAGGTGCCGGTGCATCAGGTGCCGCGAAATCGGCAGGACATCCGGAGAGGGAGAGCCCGGGCGCCGGGATCTCCGGTACGCCTGTGCGGGAGGGGAGGAGCACTTCCTCTCGTACACGGCCGGCGAGGCGTTGATCGGTTTTCTACGGCTCCGGTTCCCCGGCGACGTTTGGAGGCAGGAGCTCATCGACACGGCGCTCATCCGTGAACTTCATGTCTACGGAGAGCTGGTTCCCGTCGGGAACAGTGCCGACGAGGACGAATGGCAGCACCGGCGGTTCGGAAACCGCCTACTGCATCATGCGGAGGAGGCGGCTATCAGGGAAGGATTCGAAAAGATCGCCGTCATGAGCGGGATCGGCGTCCGCCCGTATTACGAGAGGCAGGGCTATGAGCGCACAGGACCATATATGGTAAAGAGGCTCGCATGA
- a CDS encoding DNA primase, with amino-acid sequence MNHATLEFLRQRFSEYYRKGTLMTPPSIEQREWGFIFFDVSSEVRMRRHMAFETPDEAITYMRSMVPAHVYYSTAYYALPGAATMNDKVWSGADLIFDLDADHLMRGPYDTMLVRVKEETIKLLGMLIEELGFTEKEIFIAFSGGRGYHVHIRRSDIREWGSQERRELVDYVCGIGIDPSVMIKQPCTQPGWGHRYRKALATYLKGLHKLDREEAVSRLRTLEGMSRSKRPETLCDGLEVLIGALESGRRIALNDRMLRVLTGPENSEFTAILHEQAARADEPVTTDIKRLIRLPSSLHGGSGLRVIPLTVGELHDFDPLDDAVVFGDADVRVDLAFPLSMPMLGTGYTLKKGENTVPEALAVFLCCRGIADLSEGGLSRRA; translated from the coding sequence ATGAATCACGCCACGCTGGAATTTCTTCGTCAGCGCTTCTCGGAGTATTACCGGAAGGGTACCCTGATGACACCGCCGTCTATCGAACAGCGGGAGTGGGGTTTCATATTCTTCGACGTATCCTCCGAAGTACGCATGCGCCGGCATATGGCGTTTGAGACACCGGACGAAGCGATCACATACATGAGAAGCATGGTGCCCGCCCATGTCTACTACTCAACCGCGTACTATGCCCTTCCCGGCGCGGCGACAATGAACGATAAAGTCTGGAGCGGAGCAGACCTGATCTTCGATCTCGATGCCGATCATCTCATGCGGGGACCGTATGACACCATGCTGGTTCGGGTGAAGGAAGAAACGATCAAACTCCTTGGGATGCTGATCGAAGAGCTCGGATTTACTGAGAAGGAGATATTCATCGCTTTTTCGGGCGGACGGGGGTACCATGTGCACATCAGGCGGTCTGACATCCGTGAATGGGGAAGCCAGGAGCGGAGGGAGCTCGTCGATTACGTATGCGGTATCGGCATCGATCCGTCTGTTATGATAAAACAGCCGTGCACGCAACCGGGCTGGGGCCATCGGTACCGGAAGGCGCTCGCCACATATCTGAAAGGATTACATAAGCTTGACCGCGAGGAGGCAGTATCGCGCCTCCGGACCCTCGAGGGCATGAGCCGTTCGAAACGTCCCGAAACTCTCTGTGACGGGCTCGAAGTACTTATCGGAGCGCTTGAATCAGGTCGCCGCATTGCACTGAACGACCGGATGCTCCGTGTGCTGACCGGCCCCGAAAACAGCGAGTTCACGGCGATCCTGCATGAACAGGCGGCACGTGCCGATGAACCCGTCACGACCGATATCAAGCGGCTGATCCGGTTGCCGTCTTCCCTCCACGGGGGGAGCGGCCTGCGTGTCATACCGCTCACTGTCGGCGAACTCCATGATTTCGACCCTCTTGACGATGCTGTTGTGTTCGGTGACGCGGATGTCCGGGTGGATCTCGCTTTTCCTCTCTCGATGCCGATGCTCGGAACCGGCTATACGCTGAAAAAAGGTGAGAATACCGTCCCGGAAGCACTTGCCGTGTTCCTCTGCTGTCGGGGCATTGCCGATCTCTCGGAAGGAGGATTGTCCCGTCGTGCTTGA